One genomic segment of Arachis duranensis cultivar V14167 chromosome 4, aradu.V14167.gnm2.J7QH, whole genome shotgun sequence includes these proteins:
- the LOC107482796 gene encoding uncharacterized protein LOC107482796 has translation MRMLPVCSATPSYSSSSQIPLFGGLQPLYPIRKDVESRCVGDEVVHLGFQYGTHTHSLKNSFAVQSTKTVSGSLISPSEPGYLTNTWGYSSVTTDGHHSLSNGEFRHIESYNLSTVAEDVVDFAEQSTEGSSTLAVPVQPETLSSTDVIQENFTSTSVPDSYNVDNESVASAKASVSDLVAGINDSINGSVNKGEAALQNSLDKVTSFIDSIVKNATTSADNAFSKAFSSVDKTGELTKNKITGISSELSGITSKVPVVVIDVLRRTIVSVESSLVSGASYAVYLYGSAKELLPPGIRDTVNVYEDKAAKLLRPIGPASQQIYMAIYSLEKNLGLDPNDPIVPFVVFVGSSATIWAFYWLWTYGGYSGDLSPKLAMELLAGDKDATLIDVRNEDLLEKDGIPDIRRSARFRYANVTPLEVNDTLRKLLKSGRDIDDSLIAAIIQNLKIVKDSSKVIVMDADGTRSKGIARSLRKLGVKNSYMVQGGFRSWMKEGLRIKELKPETALTILNEEAEAILEDVSPSPLQLFGYGLALIAGFYGILEWEKTLQLIGAVGLGLTVYLRISSYESSEDLKQDVRLLLAPVRVGAQAVSWAAGKLDSNRIGLPTSPSSLDVQNRVLQAAAKHESQPSDSEGNNQDQSPEQTVSFNQNL, from the exons ATGAGGATGTTGCCTGTTTGCTCAGCAACCCCGAGCTACTCCTCTTCTTCCCAG ATTCCCTTGTTTGGGGGATTGCAACCCTTGTACCCGATTCGAAAAGATGTTGAGAGCAGATGTGTAGGAGACGAAGTTGTGCATCTGGGTTTTCAGTATGGAACTCACACTCACTCGTTGAAGAACTCATTTGCTGTACAATCTACAAAGACTGTCTCTGGTAGTTTGATTTCTCCAAGTGAACCAGGGTACCTTACAAATACATGGGGTTATTCATCGGTGACAACGGATGGACATCATTCACTTAGTAATGGAGAGTTCAGACACATAGAGAGTTATAATTTGTCAACCGTGGCAGAGGATGTTGTGGACTTTGCAGAACAGTCAACTGAAGGATCTAGCACATTAGCAGTGCCTGTGCAACCTGAAACACTATCAAGCACTGATGTAATACAAGAGAATTTTACTTCTACATCTGTGCCTGATTCATATAATGTGGACAACGAATCAGTAGCCAGTGCAAAAGCTAGTGTCAGTGACCTCGTTGCTGGAATCAACGACTCAATCAATGGCTCGGTTAATAAGGGAGAAGCTGCCTTACAGAACTCGCTGGATAAAGTTACTTCTTTTATAGATTCTATTGTTAAAAATGCTACTACATCTGCAGATAATGCTTTTAGTAAGGCATTTTCTTCTGTAGATAAAACAGGGGAATtaacaaagaataaaattacTGGCATTTCAAGCGAGCTAAGTGGAATCACTAGTAAGGTACCTGTTGTGGTTATTGATGTGTTGCGCCGCACAATCGTATCTGTAGAGAGTTCTTTAGTAAGCGGAGCATCGTACGCTGTCTATCTTTACGGGTCAGCCAAGGAGCTCCTTCCTCCAGGGATTAGGGATACAGTCAATGTATATGAAGACAAAGCAGCAAAACTCTTGAGGCCTATTGGGCCTGCATCTCAACAG ATATACATGGCTATATATTCACTGGAGAAGAATCTTGGGTTGGATCCAAATGACCCAATTGTTCCATTTGTTGTTTTTGTGGGCTCTTCAGCAACAATATG GGCCTTTTATTGGTTGTGGACATATGGGGGTTACTCTGGAGATTTATCCCCTAAATTGGCAATGGAGCTTTTGGCTGGGGACAAAGATGCCACACTGATAGATGTCCGCAATGAG GATTTGCTAGAAAAAGATGGTATTCCTGATATTCGACGGTCTGCTCGGTTTAGATATGCAAATGTGACTCCACTTGAG GTCAATGACACTTTACGGAAGTTGCTGAAGAGTGGTAGAGACATTGATGACTCCTTGATCGCTGCtattattcaaaatttgaaGATTGTTAAG GACAGTTCCAAGGTTATCGTTATGGATGCTGATGGTACTCGTTCTAAAGGCATTGCACGTTCCTTGAGGAAACTTGGGGTCAAG AATTCATACATGGTTCAAGGAGGCTTTCGGTCTTGGATGAAAGAAGGTCTCCGAATCAAGGAGCTTAAACCCGAGACAGCACTTACCATACTTAATGAG GAAGCTGAAGCAATTCTGGAGGATGTTAGTCCTTCTCCTCTTCAACTTTTTGGTTATGGCTTG GCTCTTATTGCGGGGTTCTATGGAATATTAG AGTGGGAGAAGACATTGCAGTTGATTGGAGCAGTTGGCCTTGGTTTG ACCGTCTATCTGCGCATTTCTTCATATGAGAGCTCAGAAGATTTGAAGCAAGATGTGAG GTTATTGCTTGCTCCTGTTAGAGTCGGAGCTCAAGCGGTCTCATGGGCTGCCGGAAAATTAGATTCCAATCGCATAGGGCTTCCTACATCACCTTCATCATTAGATGTTCAGAACCGAGTACTACAAGCTGCCGCCAAGCACGAATCTCAACCATCCGATAGTGAAGGGAACAACCAAGATCAATCTCCTGAACAGACAGTTTCTTTCAATCAGAATCTATGA